One part of the Pecten maximus chromosome 1, xPecMax1.1, whole genome shotgun sequence genome encodes these proteins:
- the LOC117320969 gene encoding polycystic kidney disease protein 1-like 2: MDEKAVTKFANLPDIAQVDEYSRRRSVGDEKVFLLPYWCVYAAWGLAICSVLVPGFFVMLYSMEWGKTKSEDWLLCFLFSFVESVLITDPIKVITVAFILSYFFRKQSVESRADLDIHKVMEEARKHASVPKEKKDSVKPEYPTSQLGREFVEKMKEQRQKELKAKMVFLELFCYILFITVLYLISYSNRDSRSYQFRAHIENHLLKSPLAKPTLDTLRFNNVVKTEDFYTWMEDTFLPFVFPTLSYSGTKLTLSEKSYLRDNQNYRVGPIRLRQVRVKAGGCPFPPMASRTCYKGYQISKEDDQDYCLGWIDGPCPSDEILKLSSSAWQFTSAVDLWGVPQLGDYSLYGGGGYVADMGVNYDVSLQTLQELKANSWIDRKTRGVMVEFTLYNSNINLFAYLSLLVEFPDTGGTNQFNFIQIFRAYQHHGNFELDLPGFDGRRYCNVLCTVDLYKSDT, from the exons ATGGATGAAAAAGCAGTTACCAAGTTTGCAAATTTACCCGATATCGCCCAAGTTGATGAATATTCTCGCCGGAGAAGTGTTGGAGATGAGAAAGTGTTCTTGCTGCCGTACTGGTGTGTGTATGCGGCCTGGGGTCTGGCCATCTGCTCAGTTCTGGTGCCAGGGTTCTTTGTGATGCTGTACAGCATGGAATGGGGGAAGACAAAATCAGAAGATTGGCTGTTATGCTTTCTATTTTCTTTCGTAGAATCGGTACTTATTACTGATCCTATCAAG GTCATCACTGTTGCTTTCATCCTTTCTTATTTCTTTCGGAAACAATCTGTGGAGAGCCGTGCGGATCTAGACATCCACAAAGTGATGGAGGAGGCCAGGAAACATGCCTCCGTACCCAAGGAAAAAAAAG ACAGTGTGAAGCCGGAATATCCAACCTCCCAGCTTGGGCGAGAGTTTGTAGAGAAAATGAAAGAACAGAGACAGAAGGAGTTGAAGGCAAAGATGGTGTTTCTGGAACTCTTCTGTTACATCCTCTTTATCACTGTCCTCTACCTAATCAGCTACAGTAACCGCGACAGCCGATCGTACCAGTTCAGGGCCCATATTGAGAACCATCTGCTCAAGAGCCCTCTGGCCAAACCAACATTGGATACACTACGTTTCAACAAT GTTGTTAAAACAGAAGATTTTTACACATGGATGGAAGACACATTTCTGCCATTTGTGTTTCCGACACTTTCCTACAGCGGTACTAAGCTAACACTCAGCGAGAAAAGCTATCTCCGTGACAACCAGAACTATAGAGTGGGCCCTATACGCCTCCGACAAGTCCGTGTTAAGGCTG GTGGCTGTCCTTTTCCACCAATGGCCTCTCGTACATGTTACAAAGGCTACCAAATTTCAAAAGAGGATGACCAGGATTACTGCCTCGGATGGATAGACGGACCGTGCCCCTCGGACGAAATCCTAAAATTGAGTAGCTCTGCTTGGCAGTTCACCTCCGCTGTTGACCTTTGGGGTGTTCCTCAGTTGGGGGACTATAGTTTGTATGGGGGAGGTGGATATGTGGCAGACATGGGCGTCAATTACGATGTCTCGCTTCAAACATTACAAGAACTTAAAGCGAATTCATGGATCGATCGCAAAACTCGTGGTGTGATGGTGGAGTTCACTTTATATAACAGCAATATAAACCTATTTGCATATTTGTCGCTGCTTGTCGAGTTCCCCGACACTGGAGGAACAAACCAATTCAACTTCATCCAAATTTTTCGGGCCTACCAGCACCATGGCA ATTTTGAACTGGATTTGCCTGGTTTTGACGGTCGTCGCTATTGCAATGTACTGTGCACGGTGGATCTTTACAAGTCTGACACTTGA
- the LOC117338708 gene encoding polycystin-2-like → MGRSSSLFISFIVFLCTIRLMQVLSYNNRITQLIAVLNHCSRDLIACAIMFGIVFFAYVLVGHLLFGRNLSSYRNVLIAMTTITNALIGRNSITNLIEVTPYFAQFYYVTFVFFVMWVLMTMINATLNKSISIIRQQQRQDMAPFGIHDLAVRMLKDFVAILKANHPGKNDFSTNKPFSGINQQTTTEKYINDCFTEELVEYDLDTPNKHEEEPDRPNESEVICSATPQITDPVTVHVPKKIFFFLTKQQNSHNI, encoded by the coding sequence ATGGGACGAAGTTCTAGCCTCTTTATATCTTTCATTGTGTTCTTGTGTACTATTCGTCTGATGCAAGTTCTGAGTTATAACAACAGAATCACGCAGCTCATCGCGGTTCTGAACCACTGCTCAAGAGATCTGATCGCATGCGCAATCATGTTTGGAATCGTATTTTTCGCCTACGTGCTAGTAGGTCATCTTCTCTTTGGCCGTAATTTGTCATCATACAGAAACGTCCTTATTGCCATGACAACAATAACAAATGCTTTGATTGGCCGCAACAGCATAACAAATTTGATAGAAGTCACACCGTATTTTGCACAGTTTTATTACGTCACTTTCGTGTTTTTCGTCATGTGGGTTCTTATGACCATGATTAATGCCACTCTAAACAAGAGCATATCTATCATCCGACAACAACAACGTCAGGATATGGCCCCATTCGGAATTCACGACCTTGCTGTACGTATGCTTAAGGACTTCGTGGCTATTCTCAAGGCAAATCACCCCGGAAAGAATGACTTCAGTACAAATAAACCATTCAGTGGAATAAATCAACAGACAACAACAGAAAAATACATAAACGACTGTTTCACTGAGGAGCTTGTTGAATATGACCTCGATACTCCAAACAAACACGAAGAGGAACCAGATCGTCCAAATGAATCGGAAGTAATTTGTTCCGCAACACCACAAATCACAGATCCTGTGACTGTGCATGTaccaaaaaaaatatttttttttttaaccaaacaGCAGAATAGCCACAACATTTGA
- the LOC117338724 gene encoding suppressor of fused homolog: MAAVADAEDDGDQADVFIPGGRSQADEPDYVGLESIDRACLEIYPDQPNPLQATAVVKLWLGGPDPLDYISMYSNPGDPDRAILPHWHYVSYGFSDLHGDNRVHPISGPGQPSGFGFELTFRLKKEDDQSAPPMWPSNLMNKLATYVFQTGNVLQVGDHIPWHCPLDGGSNSQIQHMLITSDPQIADLDTPFGYLQFRQIVGVKDDELKAAQKWKGAGVLELMCTVKEIGPHFITDMSRTRSIFEMDSNLLHQVTAGIEQDGSNLGHVTAVCSWAEISAGTVFEREADMVTQTPSGDVMDTGDDTVTLCPPETLEAVHLKFDAEAAELLPLIVKARLQKGRFFVFHNAENYAIHLIPPSCQEDNQFVSQGEPLKAQSTFLQIYCSEALIEKMSQEFEILQDNSEENQNYPIEFRFSDPTIVITVSPRGQLYCDL; encoded by the exons ATGGCTGCGGTGGCGGATGCTGAGGACGATGGAGATCAGGCGGATGTGTTTATCCCGGGGGGTCGGAGCCAGGCGGATGAGCCTGACTATGTAGGACTAGAGTCTATTGACAGGGCGTGTCTTGAAATTTACCCTGACCAACCAAACCCCCTTCAAGCTACAGCTGTCGTCAAACTATG GTTAGGAGGCCCGGACCCTCTGGACTACATCTCAATGTACTCTAACCCTGGCGACCCGGATCGTGCCATTCTCCCTCACTGGCATTATGTCAGCTATGGCTTCAGTGATCTCCATGGCGACAACAGAGTCCATCC AATCTCTGGACCGGGTCAGCCGAGTGGGTTTGGATTTGAGCTGACATTCAGGTTAAAGAAGGAAGATGACCAAAGTGCTCCTCCAATGTGGCCATCAAACCTTATGAATAAACTAGCTACTTATGTTTTTCAGACAG GAAACGTCTTACAAGTGGGTGACCATATACCTTGGCACTGTCCATTAGATGGAGGTAGTAACTCGCAAATACAACATATGTTAATTACCTCGGATCCACAAATCGCTGACCTGGACACTCCATTTGGATATCTACAGTTCCGACAG ATTGTCGGTGTAAAGGACGATGAGCTAAAGGCAGCTCAGAAATGGAAAGGTGCTGGTGTCCTTGAACTTATGTGTACGGTCAAAGA GATCGGTCCTCATTTCATCACGGACATGTCCAGAACACGGTCAATCTTTGAGATGGACTCAAACCTGCTGCACCAGGTAACGGCTGGGATAGAACAGGACGGATCAAATCTGGGTCACGTGACAGCTGTCTGTTCCTGGGCGGAAATTTCGGCAGG GACCGTGTTTGAGCGGGAGGCTGACATGGTGACACAGACTCCTTCAGGTGATGTGATGGACACTGGTGATGACACAGTCACACTTTGTCCGCCGGAGACTCTCGAGGCGGTACATCTCAAGTTTGATGCTGAAGCAGCTGAACTCTTGCCACTAATTGTCAA AGCTAGACTGCAGAAGGGTCGATTCTTCGTGTTTCACAATGCAGAAAACTATGCAATACATTTGATACCACCATCTTGCCAGGAAGACAATCAGTTTGTCAGCCAAGGAGAGCCTCTCAAAGCACAAAGTACATTCCTACAG ATTTACTGTTCAGAGGCACTCATCGAAAAAATGTCACAGGAGTTTGAAATATTACAGGATAATTCTGAG GAGAACCAGAATTATCCAATCGAGTTCCGGTTTTCCGACCCAACCATTGTGATAACAGTATCACCAAGAGGCCAGCTGTATTGTGACCTATGA